From a single Parambassis ranga chromosome 2, fParRan2.1, whole genome shotgun sequence genomic region:
- the dusp16 gene encoding dual specificity protein phosphatase 16 isoform X1, with protein sequence MSEHPGSRCSPGMPRPGAVHPIGPEALVALLEGGLDRVVLIDSRPFVDYNASHILEAVNVNCSKLMKRRLQQDKVQINELLQHSAKKKLELQGDQEVVVYDQSSSDPAALSSDSFLSVLLVKLEKSFPSVHLLSGGFLEFSHLFPGLCEGKSTLVSCMSQPCLPVANIGPTRILPHLYLGCQRDVLNKDLMQQNDIAYVLNASNTCPKPDFIPESHFLRVPVNDSFCEKILPWLDRSVEFIEKAKASNARVLVHCLAGISRSATIAIAYIMKRMGMSLDEAYRFVKEKRPTISPNFNFLGQLLDFEKKIKSGLGTDTKLNSIHSAEPGAEHSAHTELTDSPACPEAPAVSCLDPLEPLTLPCILAGTPEDRLLAQALSGLQLPDVPEDSARLKRSFSLDIKSYGEVGGNTAHRVFVPHDSTDFYKSSGFKETGKACQFSPVEEVSEQSTPEQSPDKEEADGPERVAPSSCSHQLHRSGSMEESATNYLFGLSRSQQHLSKPGSGSALKGWHSDILLGPVTVSSSSLAGGWFLSSESTRFYSTSAILSGGGFAAYGCSHSLEAVRRRSQQRPGDRGDSRRSWHEESSFEKQLKRRSCQMEFEDSMADSRSREEMGKVGSQSSFSGSMEVIEVS encoded by the exons ATGTCGGAGCATCCGGGGTCCCGGTGTAGTCCTGGGATGCCGAGGCCTGGTGCTGTGCATCCCATTGGGCCAGAGGCTCTTGTGGCCCTGTTGGAGGGCGGTCTGGACCGGGTGGTACTGATCGACAGCCGGCCCTTTGTGGACTACAATGCCTCGCACATCCTTGAGGCAGTGAACGTGAACTGCTCCaagctgatgaagaggaggctgcagcaggacaaAGTTCAGAtcaatgagctgctgcagcactcGGCCAAGAAGAAG TTGGAGCTGCAGGGCGATCAGGAGGTGGTGGTGTACGATCAGAGCTCCTCAGACCCGGCGGCTCTCAGCTCGGACTCCTTCCTCAGCGTCCTGCTGGTCAAACTGGAGAAGAGCTTCCCCTCCGTGCACCTTCTCTCAG GGGGGTTCTTAGAGTTCTCCCACCTGTTTCCCGGCCTGTGTGAGGGGAAGTCCACGCTGGTTTCCTGCATGTCTCAGCCCTGCCTGCCCGTCGCCAACATCGGGCCAACCCGCATCCTGCCTCACCTGTACCTGGGCTGCCAGAGAGACGTCCTCAACAAG GATCTGATGCAACAGAACGACATCGCCTACGTTCTAAATGCCAGCAACACCTGCCCCAAACCCGACTTCATCCCGGAGTCCCACTTCCTGAGGGTTCCCGTCAACGACTCCTTCTGTGAGAAGATCCTGCCGTGGCTGGACAGATCGGTGGAGTTCATAG AGAAGGCCAAAGCATCCAACGCTCGAGTCCTGGTTCACTGTCTGGCTGGAATCTCCCGCTCGGCCACCATCGCCATTGCCTACATCATGAAGAGGATGGGCATGTCGCTGGATGAGGCGTACAG GTTTGTGAAGGAGAAGCGGCCAACCATCTCTCCTAACTTTAACTTCCTGGGTCAGCTGCTGGACTTTGAGAAGAAGATCAAAAGTGGTCTTGGTACTGACACTAAGCTGAACTCCATCCACTCTGCGGAGCCTGGCGCTGAGCATTCCGCTCATACGGAGCTCACAGACTCTCCAGCCTGTCCAGAGGCCCCCGCGGTCTCCTGCCTGGACCCCCTGGAACCCCTCACCTTGCCCTGCATCTTGGCCGGCACCCCCGAGGACCGTCTGCTGGCTCAGGCTCTGAGCGGGTTGCAGCTTCCTGATGTTCCTGAGGACAGTGCCAGGCTGAAGCGCTCCTTCTCTCTGGACATCAAGTCTTACGGCGAGGTGGGAGGGAACACCGCTCACCGAGTGTTTGTGCCTCACGATTCCACAGACTTCTACAAATCATCAGGCTTTAAGGAGACGGGTAAGGCGTGCCAGTTTTCCCCAGTGGAGGAGGTGTCGGAGCAGTCCACTCCGGAGCAGAGCCCTGACAAGGAGGAGGCGGATGGCCCAGAGCGAGTGGCACCATCCAGCTGCTCCCACCAGCTGCATCGGAGCGGCAGCATGGAGGAGAGCGCCACCAACTACCTTTTCGGTCTGTCCCGCAGCCAGCAGCACCTCTCTAAACCGGGCTCCGGCAGTGCCCTGAAGGGCTGGCACTCAGACATCCTGCTGGGCCCCGTCACTgtctccagctcctctctggCTGGCGGGTGGTTCCTCTCCTCTGAGTCTACGCGCTTCTACTCAACCTCGGCCATCCTGAGCGGTGGCGGCTTTGCTGCATACGGCTGCAGCCACAGCCTGGAGGCAGTGCGACGGCGCAGCCAGCAGCGGCCAGGCGACCGTGGCGACTCGAGGAGGAGCTGGCACGAAGAGAGCAGCTTCGAGAAGCAGCTGAAGCGACGCAGCTGTCAGATGGAGTTTGAAGACAGCATGGCAGATAGCAGGTCCAGAGAGGAGATGGGGAAGGTGGGCAGTCAGTCCAGCTTCTCCGGCAGCATGGAGGTCATCGAGGTGTCCTGA
- the dusp16 gene encoding dual specificity protein phosphatase 16 isoform X2 — MMSCCLAVPPSQQKLPDFPKPAGGFLEFSHLFPGLCEGKSTLVSCMSQPCLPVANIGPTRILPHLYLGCQRDVLNKDLMQQNDIAYVLNASNTCPKPDFIPESHFLRVPVNDSFCEKILPWLDRSVEFIEKAKASNARVLVHCLAGISRSATIAIAYIMKRMGMSLDEAYRFVKEKRPTISPNFNFLGQLLDFEKKIKSGLGTDTKLNSIHSAEPGAEHSAHTELTDSPACPEAPAVSCLDPLEPLTLPCILAGTPEDRLLAQALSGLQLPDVPEDSARLKRSFSLDIKSYGEVGGNTAHRVFVPHDSTDFYKSSGFKETGKACQFSPVEEVSEQSTPEQSPDKEEADGPERVAPSSCSHQLHRSGSMEESATNYLFGLSRSQQHLSKPGSGSALKGWHSDILLGPVTVSSSSLAGGWFLSSESTRFYSTSAILSGGGFAAYGCSHSLEAVRRRSQQRPGDRGDSRRSWHEESSFEKQLKRRSCQMEFEDSMADSRSREEMGKVGSQSSFSGSMEVIEVS, encoded by the exons ATGATGTCATGCTGCCTGGCGGTTCCGCCCTCCCAACAAAAACTCCCGGATTTCCCAAAACCCGCTG GGGGGTTCTTAGAGTTCTCCCACCTGTTTCCCGGCCTGTGTGAGGGGAAGTCCACGCTGGTTTCCTGCATGTCTCAGCCCTGCCTGCCCGTCGCCAACATCGGGCCAACCCGCATCCTGCCTCACCTGTACCTGGGCTGCCAGAGAGACGTCCTCAACAAG GATCTGATGCAACAGAACGACATCGCCTACGTTCTAAATGCCAGCAACACCTGCCCCAAACCCGACTTCATCCCGGAGTCCCACTTCCTGAGGGTTCCCGTCAACGACTCCTTCTGTGAGAAGATCCTGCCGTGGCTGGACAGATCGGTGGAGTTCATAG AGAAGGCCAAAGCATCCAACGCTCGAGTCCTGGTTCACTGTCTGGCTGGAATCTCCCGCTCGGCCACCATCGCCATTGCCTACATCATGAAGAGGATGGGCATGTCGCTGGATGAGGCGTACAG GTTTGTGAAGGAGAAGCGGCCAACCATCTCTCCTAACTTTAACTTCCTGGGTCAGCTGCTGGACTTTGAGAAGAAGATCAAAAGTGGTCTTGGTACTGACACTAAGCTGAACTCCATCCACTCTGCGGAGCCTGGCGCTGAGCATTCCGCTCATACGGAGCTCACAGACTCTCCAGCCTGTCCAGAGGCCCCCGCGGTCTCCTGCCTGGACCCCCTGGAACCCCTCACCTTGCCCTGCATCTTGGCCGGCACCCCCGAGGACCGTCTGCTGGCTCAGGCTCTGAGCGGGTTGCAGCTTCCTGATGTTCCTGAGGACAGTGCCAGGCTGAAGCGCTCCTTCTCTCTGGACATCAAGTCTTACGGCGAGGTGGGAGGGAACACCGCTCACCGAGTGTTTGTGCCTCACGATTCCACAGACTTCTACAAATCATCAGGCTTTAAGGAGACGGGTAAGGCGTGCCAGTTTTCCCCAGTGGAGGAGGTGTCGGAGCAGTCCACTCCGGAGCAGAGCCCTGACAAGGAGGAGGCGGATGGCCCAGAGCGAGTGGCACCATCCAGCTGCTCCCACCAGCTGCATCGGAGCGGCAGCATGGAGGAGAGCGCCACCAACTACCTTTTCGGTCTGTCCCGCAGCCAGCAGCACCTCTCTAAACCGGGCTCCGGCAGTGCCCTGAAGGGCTGGCACTCAGACATCCTGCTGGGCCCCGTCACTgtctccagctcctctctggCTGGCGGGTGGTTCCTCTCCTCTGAGTCTACGCGCTTCTACTCAACCTCGGCCATCCTGAGCGGTGGCGGCTTTGCTGCATACGGCTGCAGCCACAGCCTGGAGGCAGTGCGACGGCGCAGCCAGCAGCGGCCAGGCGACCGTGGCGACTCGAGGAGGAGCTGGCACGAAGAGAGCAGCTTCGAGAAGCAGCTGAAGCGACGCAGCTGTCAGATGGAGTTTGAAGACAGCATGGCAGATAGCAGGTCCAGAGAGGAGATGGGGAAGGTGGGCAGTCAGTCCAGCTTCTCCGGCAGCATGGAGGTCATCGAGGTGTCCTGA